A region of Campylobacter concisus DNA encodes the following proteins:
- the flhA gene encoding flagellar biosynthesis protein FlhA, producing the protein MAKQKNSILTLVAPFLAPIVKFKSLSIVGIIVAILAIIIVPLPSAVLDFFLALSISISVLIILISIYVPKPTDLSTFPTLILIVTLFRLSLNIATTRMILSEGHNGPEAVSEIISSFGNFVVGGNFVIGTIVFCILVLINFMVVTKGSTRVSEVQARFTLDAMPGKQMAIDADLNAGLIDEKTARERRQAIIGEANFYGAMDGSSKFIKGDAVAGIIITIINIIGGFAIGSFQHGLDMATSAQYYTILTIGDGLVSQIPGLITSTATAIIITRASKDDEDFAEGTLNQLLGDYKTLLIVGFILFMFALVPGLPTLSLGFIALLFLGLGYIIKQTKDGGLNLNLTPKDKAASKKAGAATQGGAGAAASGATTKVPKKSDEEIAREEETKINDILKLEILELDLGYGLLKLADVDLIERIRAMRRNIASSLGFLMPKIRIRDNLQLPPNEYRFKLKGIVIGQGEIYADKFLAMDSGLVSEDIEGIPTKEPAFGLDALWIDASVKEDAILSGYTIVDPASVISTHMSELIKQNAAELLTRQETQNLLDKLKIDYPVVVEDTLRIAPINLIQKVLKALLKDNIPIKDLLSILESISDIAEVSKNLDMIIEHVRAALSRVITSLYVDEKGQLNFYILDSAVQQKLMDAVQYKDGAYHLMINVAQTSSIVQALRHEKEKRPMSQHGEMVLCVEPSLRKFIANICANFAIDIVVLSFAEISANTPFETVGVIEIENL; encoded by the coding sequence TTGGCAAAGCAAAAAAATAGCATCTTAACTCTTGTTGCGCCGTTTCTTGCGCCAATTGTTAAGTTTAAAAGTCTTAGCATTGTTGGTATCATTGTTGCCATCCTTGCTATCATCATCGTACCGCTTCCAAGCGCGGTGCTTGACTTTTTTCTGGCACTTTCTATTTCTATTTCTGTTCTTATAATTTTAATTTCGATTTATGTGCCAAAACCAACCGATCTTAGTACATTTCCGACACTAATTCTTATCGTTACGCTTTTTCGCCTCTCGCTAAACATCGCAACCACGCGTATGATCTTAAGCGAAGGTCACAACGGCCCAGAAGCGGTTAGTGAGATCATCTCAAGCTTTGGAAATTTTGTAGTTGGCGGCAACTTCGTTATCGGCACCATCGTCTTTTGTATCTTAGTACTCATAAATTTCATGGTCGTAACAAAGGGCTCAACCCGTGTGAGCGAGGTGCAAGCGCGTTTTACACTTGATGCGATGCCTGGTAAGCAAATGGCGATAGATGCGGACTTAAACGCAGGTTTGATTGATGAAAAAACAGCACGTGAAAGACGCCAAGCCATCATCGGCGAGGCAAATTTTTACGGCGCGATGGATGGTTCGTCCAAATTTATAAAAGGTGACGCCGTAGCTGGAATCATCATCACTATCATCAACATCATCGGCGGCTTTGCTATCGGCTCATTTCAACACGGCCTTGATATGGCTACATCGGCCCAGTATTATACGATCCTAACTATCGGTGACGGTCTTGTTAGTCAGATCCCAGGACTTATCACATCAACAGCAACTGCTATCATCATCACAAGGGCTAGCAAAGACGATGAGGACTTTGCAGAAGGCACTCTAAATCAACTCTTGGGAGACTATAAAACCTTACTAATAGTGGGCTTCATACTATTCATGTTTGCTCTTGTTCCTGGACTTCCGACATTATCTCTTGGATTTATTGCATTACTGTTTTTGGGGCTTGGCTACATCATCAAGCAGACCAAAGATGGTGGATTAAATTTAAACCTTACGCCAAAAGATAAAGCTGCTTCTAAAAAAGCTGGAGCCGCTACGCAAGGTGGAGCAGGGGCAGCTGCTAGTGGTGCCACTACTAAGGTGCCAAAGAAGAGCGACGAAGAGATCGCAAGAGAAGAAGAGACTAAGATAAACGACATCTTAAAGCTTGAAATTTTAGAGCTTGACCTTGGATATGGCTTGTTAAAGCTAGCTGATGTGGATCTAATCGAGAGAATTCGCGCCATGAGGCGAAATATCGCTTCAAGTCTTGGCTTTTTGATGCCAAAGATAAGGATCCGCGATAACCTTCAATTACCGCCAAACGAATACCGCTTTAAGCTAAAAGGCATCGTGATCGGTCAGGGTGAAATTTATGCTGATAAATTTCTAGCGATGGATAGTGGTCTAGTTAGCGAAGATATCGAGGGAATTCCGACAAAAGAGCCAGCTTTTGGGCTGGACGCACTCTGGATCGATGCTAGCGTCAAAGAGGACGCCATACTTAGCGGCTACACGATAGTTGATCCTGCAAGCGTCATCTCAACGCACATGAGTGAGCTTATCAAGCAAAACGCAGCCGAGCTTCTAACTCGCCAAGAGACGCAAAATTTATTAGACAAACTAAAGATCGACTACCCAGTTGTGGTCGAGGATACGCTAAGGATCGCACCTATAAATTTGATCCAAAAGGTTTTAAAAGCGCTGCTTAAAGATAATATCCCGATCAAAGATCTGCTTAGCATACTTGAATCAATTAGCGACATCGCCGAGGTTAGTAAAAACCTAGATATGATCATCGAGCACGTACGCGCAGCGCTCTCACGTGTCATCACTTCGCTTTATGTCGATGAGAAAGGACAACTAAATTTTTACATTTTAGATAGTGCTGTGCAGCAAAAGCTTATGGACGCGGTGCAGTATAAAGACGGCGCGTATCACCTGATGATAAATGTGGCTCAAACTTCATCGATCGTTCAGGCTCTAAGGCATGAAAAAGAGAAACGTCCGATGAGTCAGCATGGCGAAATGGTTCTTTGCGTGGAACCAAGCCTAAGAAAATTTATAGCAAATATCTGCGCAAATTTTGCCATCGACATCGTGGTGCTAAGTTTTGCTGAGATTTCGGCAAATACGCCATTTGAAACGGTTGGCGTCATAGAAATAGAAAATTTATAA
- a CDS encoding RrF2 family transcriptional regulator yields MLFTKASEYALLSLILISQKSSPVDVDTISNELKISKSFLAKILQNLAKDGILKSFKGANGGFALNNEPKNLSIKKIIECAEKRELNVFECSSSADGCPSNKASSCQIWSMFSGLQGKIDEMLDAIKLSDIVKK; encoded by the coding sequence ATGCTTTTTACAAAGGCAAGCGAATACGCTCTACTTTCACTTATTTTAATATCTCAAAAATCATCTCCAGTTGATGTTGATACGATCTCAAATGAACTTAAAATTTCAAAAAGCTTTTTAGCCAAAATTTTACAAAATCTTGCAAAAGATGGAATTTTAAAGTCGTTTAAAGGGGCAAATGGCGGTTTCGCGCTAAATAACGAACCTAAAAATTTAAGCATAAAAAAGATAATAGAGTGCGCTGAAAAACGTGAACTTAACGTCTTTGAGTGCTCATCTTCTGCGGATGGCTGCCCGTCAAACAAAGCCTCGAGCTGTCAAATTTGGTCGATGTTTAGCGGTCTTCAAGGCAAGATCGACGAGATGCTTGATGCGATAAAACTAAGTGACATCGTTAAGAAGTAA
- the rpsO gene encoding 30S ribosomal protein S15 has product MALDSAKKAQIVAKFARKEGDTGSPEVQIALLTARITELTEHLKIFKKDFSSRLGLLKLVGQRKRLLKYLKNKDYTTYSKLISELGLRDK; this is encoded by the coding sequence ATGGCTTTGGATTCGGCTAAAAAAGCTCAAATAGTTGCGAAATTCGCTAGAAAAGAGGGAGATACAGGCTCTCCAGAAGTTCAAATAGCTCTTTTAACAGCTAGAATAACTGAACTTACAGAACACCTTAAAATTTTCAAAAAAGACTTTTCATCACGCTTAGGTCTTTTGAAACTAGTTGGTCAAAGAAAAAGACTTTTAAAGTATCTTAAAAACAAAGACTATACTACATATTCAAAACTAATCTCTGAGCTTGGCTTAAGAGATAAATAA